A section of the Humulus lupulus chromosome 2, drHumLupu1.1, whole genome shotgun sequence genome encodes:
- the LOC133816312 gene encoding uncharacterized protein LOC133816312: MKSAGDASGETLRKNARPEDLPVPTPSRTATPPPPPPHTKSSTEQAGGSLVAELLSNASCSTIDKVQYVARHHHNQEAFASLPSMRLDQVLAPGFNEVVSGLLTVNNGWHHVEKIDSKHAEEIKAWESNARALEAKVKTTEDRIKIVEDKIKAVEDKVKEFEDKAAVLTEEFKNNKEDLAKAVATKEKFKESSETN, translated from the exons ATGAAAAGTGCTGGAGATGCCAGTGGGGAAACTCTGAGAAAAAATgctcgaccagaagaccttccagTTCCTACTCCTTCAAGGACAGCCACTCCTCCTCCCCCTCCTCCTCACACTAAGTCCTCCACCGAACAGGCAGGAGGATCTTTGGTGGCTGAATTGTTGAGCAACGCTTCTTGCTCAACAATTGATAAAGTCCAATATGTAGCCAGACACCACCACAACCAAGAGGCCTTTGCTTCTCTCCCATCAATGAGACTTGATCAGGTCCTTGCTCCTGGGTTCAATGAAGTAGTCAGC GGTCTTCTGACTGTGAACAATGGTTGGCACCATGTTGAGAAGATTGACTCGAAACATGCTGAGGAGATCAAAGCATGGGAGTCCAACGCCAGGGCGTTGGAGGCCAAAGTTAAGACAACTGAAGACAGAATCAAAATAGTTGAGGACAAAATCAAAGCAGTTGAGGACAAAGTCAAAGAATTTGAAGACAAAGCCGCTGTTTTGACTGAGGAGTTCAAGAACAACAAAGAAGATCTAGCTAAGGCTGTTGCTACCAAGGAAAAATTCAAGGAATCCTCTGAGACCAACTAA